The Lytechinus pictus isolate F3 Inbred chromosome 17, Lp3.0, whole genome shotgun sequence genome contains a region encoding:
- the LOC135157361 gene encoding sperm protamine P2-like — protein MVGEEKGREGQGREGKGMGEERNERGRGRERERKGRGRGKGKDEEGDGGKGMVGEKKGSGREGDGKDRGRRGREGHGGKKGKRKGMGGGREGEGRGRGKEKGGDGGREGNGR, from the coding sequence atgGTAGGGGAAGAGAAGGGTAGGGAAGGGCAGGGTAGGGAAGGAAAGGGAATGGGAGAGGAAAGGAACGAGAGGGgaaggggaagggaaagggagaggaaagggagggggagaggaaagggaaaagacgAGGAAGGGGATGGGGGGAAGGGAATGGTAGGTGAAAAGAAGGGAAGTGGAAGGGAAGGGGATGGGAAGGACAGGGGAAGGAGGGGAAGGGAAGGGCATGGGGGAAagaaggggaagagaaagggaaTGGGAGGGGGAAGGGAAGGGGAGGGAAGaggaaggggaaaagaaaagggtggGGAtgggggaagggaagggaatgGTAGGTAG